In the genome of Phlebotomus papatasi isolate M1 chromosome 2, Ppap_2.1, whole genome shotgun sequence, one region contains:
- the LOC129803898 gene encoding zinc finger protein 77, which yields MFPIIPHHIVKTVNPCEDKCFRISTFAARVRPSAGNFLPRNTQSKPYSIIQAPVDGRSCGFEVITMKGHLQPTEKSLGSTGGWIRLLQLSRDVHSGNVCLELTNGGSSVNIRCTRNISEGEDLQLWFSEEILAFMQIPFLSPGNIQGQNRYTCHICERVFEDPNPLKIHLATFCEKHPVDVLWNRLNFILSSSFRPSPPSPPPKTPLAAPSDPSGGRFSAFRPVTSSPRLESSSPPPSAAAAAAHLETIVSNMGSSKAGHVCVYCGKLYSRKYGLKIHIRTHTGFKPLKCKFCLRPFGDPSNLNKHVRLHSQANSVYKCHICDKVLVRRRDLQRHIQSRHCSETQTIPLSTTISSSSSSEDLTNG from the exons ATGTTCCCAATTATTCCTCATCACATTGTTAAGACTGTGAATCCCTGTGAGGACAAGTGTTTCAGGATATCCACCTTCGCTGCCCGGGTTAGACCATCAGCTGGAAATTTTCTGCCTAGGAATACACAGTCGAAGCCCTACAGTATCATCCAGGCACCAGTGGATGGCAGGAGTTGTGGTTTTGAAGTTATCACCATGAAAGGGCACCTTCAGCCGACGGAGAAGTCTCTGGGAAGCACGGGAGGATGGATTCGGCTGCTGCAGCTATCAAGGGATGTTCACAGTGGAAATGTATGTTTGGAGCTGACGAATGGGGGAAGTTCTGTGAATATCCGCTGCACCAGGAATATCAGTGAAGGAGAGGATCTTCAACTGTGGTTTTCAGAAGAAATTCTGGCATTCATGCAGATCCCTTTCTTGTCACCAGGGAACATTCAAG GCCAGAATCGCTACACCTGCCACATTTGCGAGCGTGTCTTTGAGGATCCTAATCCGCTGAAGATTCACCTGGCCACTTTCTGTGAGAAACACCCTGTGGATGTCCTCTGGAATCGTCTGAACTTCATCCTCTCGTCGAGTTTTCGACCATCTCCACCTTCTCCGCCACCCAAAACACCTCTAGCCGCGCCTTCTGACCCCTCCGGAGGCAGATTTTCAGCCTTCCGACCAGTGACATCGTCCCCACGTCTCGAGTCATCCTCTCCGCCACCTTCAGCGGCTGCTGCAGCTGCCCATCTTGAGACAATTGTCAGCAATATGGGCTCCTCAAAAGCTGGACATGTTTGTGTCTACTGCGGCAAACTCTATTCCCGGAAATACGGCCTCAAAATCCACATCCGGACACACACGGGCTTCAAGCCACTCAAATGCAAATTCTGCCTGAGACCCTTTGGAGATCCCAGCAATCTCAATAAGCACGTGAGACTCCATTCTCAGGCAAATTCAGTGTACAAATGCCATATCTGTGATAAAGTTCTAGTCCGGAGACGAGATCTTCAGCGACATATTCAATCCAGGCACTGTTCTGAGACTCAGACAATCCCCCTTTCAACCACAATTAGCAGTTCCTCGAGCAGTGAAGACCTCACCAATggataa